In a genomic window of bacterium:
- a CDS encoding endonuclease V, which produces MKHLNLHPWEVSPNEAIQIQKDLKERIILKDSFERIERVAGCDVSFLKGVAYGAVVILNFFDLKPIEEVRISAPIKFPYIPGLLTFREGPVLLKAFEKVNNEPDIILFEGQGIAHPRRMGLASHIGILLDKPSIGCAKTPLWGRLDGEIGKEKGSYCFIKENGEVFGCALRTRPEIKPIFVSPGYKITLKSAIEIVLFLSPKFRTAEPLRLAHTLSKEASCKRYDKTLYIPSIIL; this is translated from the coding sequence ATGAAACACCTTAATCTCCATCCCTGGGAGGTAAGCCCCAATGAAGCAATTCAAATTCAGAAAGATTTAAAAGAGAGGATTATCCTTAAGGATTCTTTTGAGAGGATAGAAAGGGTTGCAGGCTGTGATGTTTCTTTCTTAAAAGGTGTAGCCTATGGTGCGGTGGTTATCTTAAATTTTTTTGACTTAAAACCCATTGAAGAGGTAAGAATATCCGCTCCTATAAAATTCCCATACATTCCAGGGCTTTTGACCTTTAGGGAAGGGCCTGTTTTACTTAAGGCTTTTGAGAAGGTGAATAATGAACCAGATATTATTCTATTTGAAGGTCAGGGAATTGCCCATCCACGAAGGATGGGGCTTGCCAGCCACATCGGCATCCTTCTTGATAAACCAAGCATTGGTTGTGCCAAGACGCCTTTGTGGGGAAGGCTAGATGGAGAAATTGGAAAAGAAAAGGGCTCATATTGCTTTATTAAGGAAAATGGGGAGGTTTTTGGTTGTGCTTTAAGAACAAGACCGGAGATTAAACCTATTTTTGTTTCACCTGGCTATAAGATAACCCTTAAATCTGCAATAGAAATTGTCCTTTTTCTTTCTCCAAAATTTAGGACAGCCGAGCCTTTAAGGCTAGCCCATACCCTGTCAAAGGAAGCATCTTGCAAACGATATGATAAAACCCTATACATTCCTTCTATTATTTTGTAA
- a CDS encoding DUF2442 domain-containing protein — translation MRIAEIFPQPNWVLSIVADDGRTGNFDVSPYLEYEAFEPLRDYSEFLKVFNGGYFVEWDCGADLSADTIEARWQVVGKTALQTTA, via the coding sequence ATGAGAATAGCAGAAATTTTTCCACAACCCAATTGGGTGTTATCCATCGTTGCAGATGACGGTCGCACTGGCAATTTTGATGTCAGTCCCTATCTTGAATATGAAGCATTTGAACCCCTTCGAGATTATAGCGAATTTCTGAAGGTTTTTAATGGTGGATACTTTGTTGAATGGGATTGCGGTGCTGATTTGTCAGCGGATACCATTGAGGCACGATGGCAGGTAGTTGGTAAAACAGCCCTACAGACAACTGCCTAA
- the secE gene encoding preprotein translocase subunit SecE has product MYPIKERTKFWYERGRAFLKEVWIETNPKTGKVSWPGKKAIIGSTIAVLIVVVIFSLYLGIVDYISLNIMMFLIK; this is encoded by the coding sequence ATGTATCCCATAAAGGAGAGAACAAAATTTTGGTATGAAAGAGGAAGGGCTTTCTTGAAAGAGGTTTGGATAGAGACAAACCCTAAAACAGGAAAGGTTTCTTGGCCAGGAAAAAAGGCAATAATAGGTTCAACGATTGCTGTTTTAATTGTAGTTGTTATCTTTAGCTTATATTTAGGCATTGTTGACTATATCTCATTAAATATAATGATGTTTTTAATAAAGTGA
- the tyrS gene encoding tyrosine--tRNA ligase has protein sequence MLKRGILEIIEEGEFERLISSKRALNIKFGVDPTAPDLHLGHLVLLRKLKCFQELGHNIIFIIGDFTAKIGDPSGRDKTRPSLLEDVIKENAKTYIEQVFKILSFKKTKILYNSSWFDKMSLSEFIPLSFSYTVSRMLERDDFTLRYKNRKSIAIAEFLYPLLQGYDSYMVKADIEIGGSDQKFNMLVGREIQRFYSLNPQIVITTPLLEGTDGKLKMSKSYNNYIGIKESPKEIFGKVMSIPDALMIKYYELLTDENYLKIKDEIEKGKLHPMKAKEELAFLITSFCHSKDKAKDAREEFRRLFSQKEIPDEILEYKIDKPSLIVDIIFKSGLSNSKSQARRLILQGGVKICEKKIEDPNFQLEIPEEAIILRVGKRRFLKVVK, from the coding sequence ATGTTGAAAAGGGGAATTCTTGAGATAATTGAGGAAGGGGAGTTTGAAAGGCTCATCTCTTCAAAAAGGGCTTTAAATATAAAATTTGGCGTTGATCCAACCGCCCCTGATCTTCACTTAGGACACTTAGTTCTTTTAAGAAAGCTTAAATGTTTTCAAGAATTAGGACACAATATCATCTTTATTATCGGTGATTTTACGGCAAAGATAGGAGATCCATCGGGAAGGGATAAGACAAGGCCAAGCCTTTTAGAAGATGTAATAAAAGAAAATGCAAAGACTTACATAGAGCAAGTATTCAAAATCCTTTCCTTTAAAAAGACAAAGATTCTTTACAATTCTTCATGGTTTGACAAAATGAGCCTTTCTGAATTTATTCCCCTTTCATTTTCCTATACAGTTTCTCGGATGCTTGAGAGGGATGATTTTACCCTGCGCTATAAAAACAGAAAGTCTATTGCGATTGCTGAGTTTTTATACCCTCTGCTTCAAGGCTATGATTCCTATATGGTTAAGGCAGATATAGAGATTGGAGGCTCTGACCAAAAATTTAATATGTTGGTGGGAAGGGAAATACAAAGGTTTTATTCTTTAAACCCACAGATCGTTATTACAACACCCCTTCTTGAAGGCACAGATGGAAAGCTAAAGATGAGCAAATCCTACAATAACTATATCGGCATAAAGGAAAGCCCAAAAGAGATATTTGGAAAAGTGATGTCAATCCCAGATGCTCTTATGATAAAGTATTATGAGCTTTTGACCGACGAAAATTATTTAAAAATAAAAGATGAAATAGAAAAGGGAAAACTACATCCAATGAAGGCAAAGGAAGAGCTTGCATTTTTGATTACATCATTTTGTCATTCTAAAGATAAAGCAAAAGATGCAAGGGAAGAATTTAGGAGATTGTTTTCTCAAAAGGAAATCCCAGATGAGATTTTGGAATACAAAATAGATAAGCCAAGCTTAATTGTGGATATTATCTTTAAATCAGGGCTTTCAAATTCCAAATCGCAAGCAAGAAGGCTAATCCTTCAGGGTGGTGTAAAAATTTGTGAAAAGAAAATAGAAGACCCCAATTTTCAACTAGAAATCCCAGAGGAAGCGATTATCCTAAGGGTTGGAAAGAGAAGGTTTTTGAAGGTAGTAAAATGA
- a CDS encoding DUF4160 domain-containing protein, whose translation MPIISMFYGLLIRMFFRDTEKHHVPHIHADYQGQVAVYSILDGTLLAGELPPNKQKLVVAWIEIHQEDLLADWNLVVNGKNPFPIKGLDQ comes from the coding sequence ATGCCAATAATTTCAATGTTTTATGGACTTCTCATTAGGATGTTCTTTAGAGATACCGAAAAACATCATGTGCCACACATCCATGCTGATTACCAGGGGCAAGTAGCAGTGTACTCAATTCTTGACGGAACGCTTTTGGCAGGTGAATTGCCACCAAACAAGCAAAAACTGGTCGTCGCCTGGATTGAGATTCATCAAGAAGATTTGCTTGCCGATTGGAACCTGGTTGTAAACGGTAAAAATCCATTTCCAATCAAAGGACTTGACCAATGA
- the rplK gene encoding 50S ribosomal protein L11: MAKVVKKIKLQIPAAKANPAPPIGPALGQAGINIMEFCKAFNEKTARMEEGLIVPVVISVFENKKFTFELKTPPASVLIKKAIGLEKGSDNPKRKKVGKITLQQVEDIAKKKMVDLNATSLEGATKQVIGTARSMGIEIVG; encoded by the coding sequence ATGGCAAAGGTAGTAAAGAAAATAAAGCTTCAGATACCAGCAGCAAAGGCAAACCCAGCCCCTCCAATAGGCCCTGCATTAGGTCAGGCTGGAATAAACATTATGGAATTCTGCAAAGCCTTCAATGAGAAAACAGCAAGGATGGAAGAAGGATTGATTGTTCCCGTGGTTATCTCTGTCTTTGAGAATAAAAAATTTACATTTGAGCTAAAAACACCGCCTGCCTCTGTGCTAATAAAAAAAGCCATAGGATTAGAAAAAGGTTCCGATAATCCGAAGAGAAAGAAGGTGGGAAAAATTACTCTGCAGCAGGTAGAAGATATAGCAAAGAAGAAAATGGTTGACCTTAATGCAACAAGCCTGGAAGGTGCAACAAAGCAGGTAATTGGAACCGCAAGGAGTATGGGGATAGAAATAGTGGGTTAA
- the rpmG gene encoding 50S ribosomal protein L33: protein MKKKGRQVISLACSNCKERNYSTMKNKKTQTQKLELKKYCRICRVHTLHKETK, encoded by the coding sequence ATGAAGAAAAAGGGAAGGCAGGTTATCTCACTTGCATGTTCTAATTGTAAGGAGAGAAATTATTCTACAATGAAGAACAAAAAAACACAAACACAGAAGCTTGAACTTAAAAAATATTGTAGAATTTGTAGGGTTCATACCCTCCATAAAGAAACAAAGTAG
- a CDS encoding radical SAM protein translates to MEHLQPSYLNLSNHDFLRKKQALYEILKECRLCPRECRVNRIEGEIGYCKAPKQLVVSSIGPHFGEERELVGKNGSGTIFFSHCSLRCIFCQNYEISHLGYGKEVTEDELSEKMIFLQKISCHNINLVTPTHYVPQIVSALYLSSKKGLSIPIVYNSSGYERVETLKILEGIIDIYMPDMKYGTSEPASLYSNASDYFEISKRAIKEMHRQVGDLIVEEKIAKRGLLVRHLVLPNNEAGTHNVMDFISSLSKDTYVNIMDQYRPLYQADKFPKIGRRITWEEYKRALNEARRLNLYRGFCNV, encoded by the coding sequence TTGGAACACCTACAACCTTCATACCTTAATCTCTCTAACCATGATTTTTTAAGAAAAAAACAAGCCCTTTATGAAATTCTTAAGGAATGCAGGCTTTGTCCAAGGGAATGTAGGGTTAATAGAATAGAGGGAGAGATTGGATATTGCAAAGCACCAAAGCAGCTTGTTGTTTCATCAATTGGTCCACATTTTGGGGAAGAAAGAGAGCTTGTGGGAAAAAATGGCTCGGGAACAATATTCTTTTCCCATTGTAGCTTAAGGTGTATATTCTGCCAGAACTATGAAATAAGCCATCTTGGTTATGGAAAAGAAGTGACAGAAGATGAGCTTTCCGAAAAAATGATATTCTTGCAAAAAATTTCCTGCCATAATATAAACCTTGTAACCCCAACCCATTATGTTCCCCAGATCGTCTCTGCTCTTTATCTTTCCTCAAAGAAGGGGCTTTCTATCCCAATAGTTTATAACTCAAGTGGATATGAGAGGGTTGAGACCTTGAAAATTCTTGAGGGGATAATCGACATTTATATGCCTGATATGAAATATGGAACATCTGAACCGGCAAGTTTATATTCAAATGCATCAGATTATTTTGAAATTTCAAAGAGGGCAATAAAGGAGATGCATAGGCAGGTAGGAGACCTTATCGTAGAAGAGAAAATTGCAAAAAGAGGGCTTCTTGTTCGCCACCTTGTGCTTCCAAATAATGAGGCAGGAACACATAATGTTATGGATTTTATTTCTTCTTTGTCAAAGGATACTTATGTAAATATTATGGACCAATATAGACCATTATACCAGGCAGATAAATTTCCAAAGATAGGAAGAAGGATAACCTGGGAAGAGTATAAAAGGGCATTAAATGAGGCAAGAAGGCTGAATCTGTATCGGGGATTTTGTAATGTTTAG
- a CDS encoding AAA family ATPase, which yields MKIAISGKGGSGKTTIAACLCQIYAKESRVLAVDCDPDADLALALGIPKEEALKIKPLSSMKSLIEERVGKEGFFRLNPDVSDIIDKIAIKIGNIRLIVMGGVKKEGCFCPENRFLREIITRVLLEDSVVIMDMEAGIEHLSRQTAKGCDVLLIVVEAGIRSIKSAETIKELGLGLGIPHIMAIANKIRDNDLKIIKENFSLPICGKVSYNEALIFQDKSDGGVSLDIIDEVRLIKEEIEKFVC from the coding sequence ATGAAGATAGCTATATCGGGTAAGGGTGGTTCTGGTAAAACAACCATTGCAGCTTGTCTTTGCCAGATTTATGCAAAGGAAAGCAGGGTTTTGGCGGTTGACTGCGACCCTGATGCTGACCTTGCTTTAGCTTTAGGCATCCCAAAGGAGGAGGCTTTAAAAATAAAGCCATTATCCTCAATGAAGAGCTTAATAGAAGAGCGGGTTGGAAAGGAGGGTTTTTTCAGGCTAAACCCAGATGTTTCTGATATTATTGATAAAATAGCTATAAAAATTGGAAATATAAGGCTTATTGTAATGGGAGGAGTAAAGAAGGAGGGGTGCTTCTGCCCAGAGAATAGGTTTTTAAGGGAAATAATCACAAGGGTTCTTTTGGAGGATTCTGTTGTCATTATGGATATGGAGGCAGGGATTGAACACCTTTCCCGACAAACCGCAAAGGGCTGTGATGTTTTATTGATTGTTGTAGAGGCAGGGATAAGGAGCATAAAATCAGCAGAGACAATAAAGGAATTGGGGTTAGGTCTTGGAATTCCTCATATAATGGCAATTGCAAATAAGATAAGGGATAATGATTTAAAGATTATCAAGGAAAATTTCTCCCTTCCTATTTGTGGCAAGGTCTCATATAATGAAGCCTTAATTTTTCAGGATAAAAGCGATGGAGGGGTATCATTGGATATTATAGATGAGGTAAGGCTGATAAAGGAGGAAATAGAAAAATTTGTATGTTGA
- the nusG gene encoding transcription termination/antitermination protein NusG, whose amino-acid sequence MGEWYAIHTYSGQENATKTNIVNRLKILGGEEKVSQIIIPTEEVSEIRGGKKKITTRKLFPGYIFLEMDIDENIWHIVRYTPGVFGFVGTKAKPVALKKEEVDTIFRKIKEGTATVQPKVIFKPQESVRVIEGPFANFMGVIRDVDLKRERLHIMVNILGRQTPLELEFYQVEKL is encoded by the coding sequence ATGGGCGAATGGTATGCTATCCATACATACTCTGGACAGGAGAATGCTACAAAAACCAATATCGTAAACAGGCTTAAAATCTTAGGGGGAGAAGAGAAGGTTTCTCAGATAATTATTCCAACCGAAGAGGTTTCAGAAATAAGGGGTGGAAAGAAAAAGATAACCACCAGGAAGCTATTTCCAGGCTATATCTTTCTTGAGATGGATATAGATGAGAATATTTGGCATATTGTCCGATATACACCTGGGGTATTTGGTTTTGTTGGAACAAAAGCAAAGCCTGTAGCCTTAAAAAAGGAAGAGGTAGATACAATCTTTAGAAAGATAAAAGAGGGAACGGCCACGGTTCAGCCAAAGGTTATCTTTAAACCACAAGAGAGCGTAAGGGTTATAGAAGGACCATTTGCAAATTTTATGGGTGTTATAAGGGATGTTGATCTAAAGAGAGAGCGTCTTCATATAATGGTAAATATATTAGGAAGACAAACCCCTCTTGAGCTAGAATTTTACCAAGTAGAGAAGTTATAA
- a CDS encoding DUF763 domain-containing protein — protein MIKRGIATFTLDTGVCPRWLFERMVNLGRQVLLIIREEYSEDEFIKRIADPVWFQSLGTLLAFDWNASGLTTVLTAALKEAIRGLEKELGIFICGGKGKTSLKTPNEIIAWGDVLSLPDKRVNNLVYNSRMAAKVDSSLIQDGFQIYHHSFFFSKNGAWAVVQQGMNRQAKSARRYHWYSEKIEDLVCEPHSGIISQVKAPTLNLTAKESQGTRKLSTELVQGSYIGLIKDIQILRLHFSKYHKMVSLRDAQSKATLLKLEDKEFFSHPVLLEDFSKSSYLERIFAKLCSVKPENYEKLLSLEGVGPKTMRALSLVSEVIYGAVPSYEDPCRYSFAHGGKDGTPYPIDRKTYDKTIDFFGKIIQKLKLPPSEKRNMLANLGR, from the coding sequence ATGATAAAGAGGGGAATTGCTACATTTACACTGGATACAGGAGTTTGCCCTAGATGGCTTTTTGAAAGGATGGTAAACCTAGGCAGACAGGTGCTTTTGATAATAAGGGAAGAATATTCTGAAGATGAATTTATCAAAAGGATTGCTGACCCTGTTTGGTTTCAATCTTTAGGCACGCTTCTTGCTTTTGACTGGAACGCATCAGGCTTAACCACTGTTTTAACCGCTGCATTAAAAGAGGCAATAAGGGGTTTGGAAAAAGAGCTGGGGATTTTTATCTGTGGAGGAAAGGGAAAGACATCCCTAAAAACACCCAATGAGATTATCGCCTGGGGAGATGTTTTAAGCCTACCTGACAAGAGGGTTAATAATTTAGTCTATAATTCTCGTATGGCTGCCAAGGTTGATAGCTCTCTTATTCAGGATGGTTTCCAGATATATCACCATTCCTTCTTCTTTTCCAAAAATGGCGCCTGGGCAGTAGTCCAGCAGGGAATGAATAGGCAAGCAAAATCTGCAAGGCGTTATCACTGGTATTCTGAAAAGATAGAAGACTTGGTTTGCGAGCCACATTCAGGGATTATCAGCCAGGTAAAGGCACCTACCTTAAATTTAACGGCAAAGGAAAGCCAGGGAACCAGAAAACTTTCTACGGAATTGGTTCAAGGAAGCTACATAGGCTTAATTAAGGATATACAGATTTTAAGGCTACATTTTTCAAAATACCATAAAATGGTTTCATTAAGAGATGCTCAAAGCAAGGCAACATTGCTTAAATTGGAAGATAAGGAATTCTTTTCTCACCCGGTTTTATTAGAGGATTTTTCAAAAAGCTCCTATCTTGAGAGGATTTTTGCCAAACTTTGCAGCGTAAAACCAGAAAATTATGAGAAGCTTCTCTCCTTAGAAGGGGTTGGTCCAAAGACAATGAGGGCATTAAGCCTGGTATCAGAGGTCATCTATGGTGCAGTTCCATCTTATGAAGACCCTTGCCGATATTCCTTTGCCCATGGCGGAAAGGATGGAACACCCTATCCCATTGACCGTAAAACCTATGACAAAACCATCGATTTTTTTGGAAAGATTATCCAGAAATTAAAGCTTCCTCCTTCTGAAAAGAGGAATATGCTGGCGAATTTAGGCAGATGA